Proteins co-encoded in one Arachis hypogaea cultivar Tifrunner chromosome 13, arahy.Tifrunner.gnm2.J5K5, whole genome shotgun sequence genomic window:
- the LOC112733048 gene encoding ultraviolet-B receptor UVR8, with protein sequence MMNEATDPPRRVLLISAGASHSVALLSGNVVCSWGRGEDGQLGHGDTDDRLLPTKVSALEGQDIVAITCGADHTVAHSVSGKGVYSWGWGDFGRLGHGDHSDLLIPHPITALHGLKVKQIACGDSHCLALTTEGEVLSWGRNQNGQLGLGTANDSLVPQKVQEFQGVAIKMVAAGAEHSAAITEDGVLYGWGWGRYGNLGLGDRNDRSIPERVTVDGEKMIMVACGWRHTICVSCSGAVYTTGWSKYGQLGHGDFEDCLVPCRIQALNKMFISQVSGGWRHTMALTSNGLLFGWGWNKFGQVGVGHNFDCCCPMQVKFPQEQKVSEVACGWRHTMAVTQSGNLYSWGRGANGQLGHGETIDRNCPMIIEALSFDGSFGQNMESSSNEYPSSGKGPFPLSEKYAVVPDENVRKKSINSGMEERVEVEVEANVPQYAHLNT encoded by the exons atgatgaaTGAAGCCACTGATCCACCGCGTCGTGTTCTTCTCATATCTGCCGGTGCCAGCCACTCTGTTGCACTTCTTA GTGGAAATGTTGTATGCTCATGGGGGCGGGGAGAGGATGGACAGTTAGGTCATGGTGACACAGATGATCGTCTCTTACcgacaaaagtgagtgccttggaGGGTCAAGACATAGTAGCCATTACCTGTGGAGCTGATCACACTGTAGCACATTCTGTTTCAGGAAAGGGTGTATATAGCTGGGGATG GGGTGACTTTGGAAGGTTGGGTCATGGCGATCACAGCGACTTGCTGATTCCTCATCCAATTACAGCATTACATGGTCTCAAGGTAAAGCAAATTGCCTGTGGGGACAGTCATTGTTTAGCACTCACCACCGAAGGTGAGGTCCTCAG TTGGGGACGTAATCAAAATGGTCAACTTGGACTTGGGACAGCAAATGACTCTCTTGTGCCACAAAAAGTCCAAGAATTTCAG GGAGTAGCTATCAAAATGGTTGCTGCTGGAGCTGAACACAGTGCAGCAATTACTGAAGATGGGGTTTTGTATGGATGGGGTTGGGGCAGATATGGAAACTTAGGACTGGGAGACCGCAATGACCGCTCAATACCTGAGAGAGTCACTGTTGAT GGTGAGAAGATGATAATGGTTGCTTGTGGTTGGAGGCACACAATATGTGTGTCATGTAGTGGTGCAGTGTACACTACTGGATGGAGCAAATATGGGCAGCTAGGACATGGAGATTTTGAGGACTGTCTTGTGCCTTGCAGGATTCAAGCCTTGAACAAAATGTTCATTTCTCAGGTATCTGGTGGTTGGAGGCATACTATGGCACTCACCTCTAATGGGTTGCTTTTTGGTTGGGGTTGGAACAAG TTTGGACAGGTTGGAGTTGGTCACAATTTTGATTGTTGCTGTCCGATGCAAGTGAAGTTTCCCCAGGAGCAGAAAGTAAGTGAGGTTGCATGTGGATGGAGGCACACAATGGCTGTTACTCAATCTGGAAATTTATATTCTTGGGGAAGAGGTGCAAATGGACAGCTTGGCCATGGGGAAACCATTGACCG GAATTGCCCCATGATAATTGAGGCCTTGAGCTTTGACGGATCTTTTGGACAAAACATGGAATCCTCCTCAAACGAGTATCCATCATCAGGGAAAGGACCCTTTCCGCTATCAGAGAAATATGCAGTTGTTCCAGATGAAAAT GTGAGGAAAAAGTCTATTAATTCAGGCATGGAAGAGAGGGTTGAAGTTGAAGTTGAAGCTAACGTCCCTCAATATGCTCATCTCAATACCTAA